From the genome of Populus trichocarpa isolate Nisqually-1 chromosome 15, P.trichocarpa_v4.1, whole genome shotgun sequence, one region includes:
- the LOC7464495 gene encoding uncharacterized protein LOC7464495 isoform X3 — translation MDYKAFLGEKPKFMPAGYSTPSPLVFPSVAPQAYPQVPSSNVVNSPINQMPDVILYGKSSRKRDASPNDSMPVTKPSPVVVVRSPGQDTYSFKNMNTGCDGDEKGNNSSSVQEPNPFISSEGKVFYDSSQINFHLKQNDDYLAEISSKNNELPSNKNISVDFFDQLFKAKMDNKVLRRNLDFFNLAMDGHEAIGSVENTSESLDHYNPAVDSPCWKGAPVSHLSAFEISEVVDPLIPKKVEACNGLSPQGPQIFPSATNDAVKACPEKQSNISVPLNHESLEHQQVSLFKRPLDAKVLFREEIDDAGKYGPYQRIPSYCHEAQISDVIDDETRKESILSDFNSLHTEQRSLEDGEWPSKKNSYVADVRRKINDDPDDCSSHVPFHAIEQVLCSPPSSEHAPAQHTQSQGEESLSKMHARTLVDTMHNLAELLLFYSSNDTCELKDEDFDVLKDVINNLDICISKNLERKISTQESLIPQQATSQFHGKLSDLYKGQLEFQHFEDEEEHKIASDKRKEKLSNWASTRCAADTVKDDNMTQAIKKVLAKNFPIEEESESQILLYRNLWLEAEASLCSVNYMARFNRMKIEMEKGHSQKANDFSSAAPVVPEKSMVLENLSRPKVSSDILPADDKGSPVQDVSFLDSSILSRNSHSDDVMARFHILKSRVDDSNSMSTSAVEKLSSSKVSPDLNLVDKLACDTKDSTKPNVSIQDSHMSGTSSNADDVSSHADDVIARFHILKCRVDNSSSGNTSAMEKLSSSKVSPDLNKVDKMVYDTKDSTKPHITIQDSPMAGRSSHADDVMARFRTLEGRVDNCNSVNISAMEKLPSSKVSSNLSNVGKLTVEAKDSTKPDITKQDSPLPSTSSHAEDIEAAIMARLLILKHRDGCSSSLEMEEHQPESIDNGYTSLRRDVPMGKGGLKDSILDVNMEPVIRNYPADSAEDKSTVKEFRLFVNDDAKTQSSLTNRFGDQPHAGWYDSCSSDWEHVLKEEIVGQGYL, via the exons ATGGATTATAAAGCTTTCCTTGGTGAAAAACCCAAGTTCATGCCTGCGGGTTATTCAACACCATCACCTTTGGTGTTTCCTTCAGTAGCACCACAAGCTTATCCTCAGGTACCATCCTCAAATGTAGTCAATTCTCCGATTAATCAAATGCCAGATGTCATTTTATATGGAAAATCCTCAAGGAAGCGTGATGCTAGTCCAAATGATAGTATGCCAGTGACAAAGCCTTCACCTGTGGTTGTTGTTAGATCCCCAGGGCAAGATacatattcatttaaaaatatgaacacTGGTTGCGATGGTGATGAGAAGGGCAATAATTCCTCTTCTGTGCAAGAGCCTAATCCATTTATTAGCTCTGAAGGAAAAGTTTTCTATGATTCTAGccaaattaattttcatctGAAACAAAATGATGATTACTTGGCAGAAATTTCCTCTAAAAACAATGAGTTGCCaagcaacaaaaatatttctgTGGATTTCTTCGATCAACTTTTCAAAGCAAAAATGGACAATAAAGTTCTTCGTAGAAATctagatttcttcaatttggctaTGGATGGTCATGAAGCCATTGGTTCTGTAGAGAATACTTCTGAAAGTTTAGATCATTACAACCCTGCTGTGGACTCACCATGCTGGAAAGGTGCTCCAGTTTCTCATCTATCTGCATTTGAAATTTCTGAGGTTGTGGACCCACTAATTCCAAAAAAGGTAGAAGCTTGCAATGGCTTGAGTCCTCAGGGCCCTCAAATCTTCCCTTCCGCTACTAATGATGCTGTAAAAGCCTGccctgaaaaacaaagtaatatCTCTGTGCCCCTCAATCATGAGAGTCTGGAACATCAACAAGTCTCTTTGTTTAAGAGGCCTTTAGATGCTAAAGTGTTATTTAGAGAAGAAATTGATGATGCTGGGAAGTATGGACCCTACCAAAGGATACCAAGCTATTGTCATGAAGCTCAAATTTCTGATGTCATTGATGATGAAACTAGGAAAGAAAGTATCCTTTCTGATTTTAACTCCCTGCACACTGAGCAGCGAAGTCTTGAAGACGGTGAATGGccatcaaagaaaaattcttaTGTTGCAGATGTTaggaggaaaatcaatgatgaCCCTGATGATTGTTCATCTCACGTACCATTCCATGCTATAGAACAGGTCTTATGTTCGCCACCTTCATCAGAACATGCTCCTGCTCAGCACACCCAATCACAGGGTGAAGAATCATTGTCAAAGATGCATGCACGGACACTTGTTGATACAATGCACAACCTCGCAGAATTGCTCCTATTTTACTCTTCGAATGACACTTGTGAGCTGAAGGATGAAGACTTTGATGTTCTTAAAGATGTGATCAACAATCTTGATATCTGTATATCGAAGAATTTGGAAAGGAAGATTTCAACACAAGAATCATTGATTCCTCAGCAAGCCACTTCTCAATTTCATGGAAAGTTATCTGATCTTTACAAg GGCCAACTTGAGTTTCAGCATTTTGAGGATGAGGAGGAGCATAAAATTGCGTCTGATAAGAGAAAGGAGAAACTGTCGAATTGGGCTTCCACAAGGTGTGCTGCAGATACAGTCAAAGATGATAACATGACACAG GCTATAAAGAAGGTTCTTGCCAAGAATTTTCCGATCGAAGAAGAATCCGAGTCTCAAATTCTTCTGTATAGGAATCTATGGCTTGAAGCAGAAGCTTCATTGTGCTCTGTTAATTATATGGCTCGCTTTAATCGAATGAAGATTGAGATGGAAAAAGGCCACTCACAAAAAGCAAACG ATTTTTCTTCTGCTGCCCCTGTTGTACCAGAAAAATCTATGGTCTTGGAGAATCTTTCAAGGCCCAAGGTTTCATCTGACATATTGCCTGCTGATGATAAGGGCAGCCCTGTCCAAGATGTTTCTTTTCTAGATTCATCTATCTTAAGCAGAAACAGCCATTCAGATGATGTCATGGCCAGATTTCATATCTTAAAAAGCCGAGTTGATGACTCAAATTCTATGAGTACTTCAGCTGTGGAGAAATTATCAAGTTCCAAGGTTTCTCCTGATCTGAACCTGGTTGACAAATTGGCATGTGACACGAAAGATAGCACTAAGCCCAATGTATCCATCCAGGATTCTCACATGTCGGGAACAAGCAGTAATGCTGATGATGTTAGCAGCCATGCAGATGATGTTATAGCTAGATTTCATATCTTAAAATGCCGGGTTGACAACTCTAGTTCTGGGAATACCTCAGCTATGGAGAAATTGTCAAGTTCTAAGGTTTCTCCTGATCTGAACAAGGTTGACAAAATGGTATATGACACAAAAGATAGTACTAAGCCCCATATAACCATCCAGGATTCCCCCATGGCAGGAAGGAGCAGCCATGCAGATGATGTCATGGCCAGATTTCGTACTTTAGAAGGCCGGGTTGACAACTGTAATTCTGTGAATATATCAGCCATGGAGAAATTGCCAAGTTCCAAGGTTTCTTCTAATCTGAGCAATGTTGGTAAATTGACTGTCGAAGCAAAAGATAGCACAAAGCCAGATATAACCAAGCAGGATTCTCCTTTGCCAAGCACATCAAGTCATGCAGAAGATATTGAAGCTGCTATTATGGCCAGATTGCTTATCTTGAAACACAGAGATGGCTGTTCAAGTTCCTTGGAAATGGAAGAGCATCAGCCAGAGAGCATTGATAATGGGTACACCAGTCTGAGAAGGGATGTTCCAATGGGTAAAGGTGGATTGAAAGACAGCATTTTGGATGTAAATATGGAACCTGTCATCCGAAATTATCCTGCTGACTCTGCTGAAGACAAATCAACTGTGAAAGAATTCCGGTTATTTGTCAATGATGATGCCAAGACCCAATCTAGCCTCACCAATAGGTTTGGAGACCAACCTCATGCTGGTTGGTATGATAGCTGTTCATCAGACTGGGAACATGTATTGAAGGAGGAGATTGTAGGGCAGGGTTATTTATGA
- the LOC7464495 gene encoding uncharacterized protein LOC7464495 isoform X2, producing the protein MMNYGVSYGYNNGGGSSSSSSNLSASAPPFTVDRSAAKSLLDLTETTYPVSLNPSLHNWVTSNSHIPNSRPDLFPIPNLEFDSVPSPPAFGYSSPTQMPSMSHPLVSASTDAVLYVQGNPSIVEAEPYYPSSYVSPAIASDGSLKIPNQSGYELLSTSHVGTSNGSSRDDYSQSLVVLEHPAQWSGLWEGVTDWHQSKKMQLDGGFSAKENFINQGFSAFKDISKCEETSLGINVVGRQTHTESASTGQMDYKAFLGEKPKFMPAGYSTPSPLVFPSVAPQAYPQVPSSNVVNSPINQMPDVILYGKSSRKRDASPNDSMPVTKPSPVVVVRSPGQDTYSFKNMNTGCDGDEKGNNSSSVQEPNPFISSEGKVFYDSSQINFHLKQNDDYLAEISSKNNELPSNKNISVDFFDQLFKAKMDNKVLRRNLDFFNLAMDGHEAIGSVENTSESLDHYNPAVDSPCWKGAPVSHLSAFEISEVVDPLIPKKVEACNGLSPQGPQIFPSATNDAVKACPEKQSNISVPLNHESLEHQQVSLFKRPLDAKVLFREEIDDAGKYGPYQRIPSYCHEAQISDVIDDETRKESILSDFNSLHTEQRSLEDGEWPSKKNSYVADVRRKINDDPDDCSSHVPFHAIEQVLCSPPSSEHAPAQHTQSQGEESLSKMHARTLVDTMHNLAELLLFYSSNDTCELKDEDFDVLKDVINNLDICISKNLERKISTQESLIPQQATSQFHGKLSDLYKGQLEFQHFEDEEEHKIASDKRKEKLSNWASTRCAADTVKDDNMTQAIKKVLAKNFPIEEESESQILLYRNLWLEAEASLCSVNYMARFNRMKIEMEKGHSQKANEKSMVLENLSRPKVSSDILPADDKGSPVQDVSFLDSSILSRNSHSDDVMARFHILKSRVDDSNSMSTSAVEKLSSSKVSPDLNLVDKLACDTKDSTKPNVSIQDSHMSGTSSNADDVSSHADDVIARFHILKCRVDNSSSGNTSAMEKLSSSKVSPDLNKVDKMVYDTKDSTKPHITIQDSPMAGRSSHADDVMARFRTLEGRVDNCNSVNISAMEKLPSSKVSSNLSNVGKLTVEAKDSTKPDITKQDSPLPSTSSHAEDIEAAIMARLLILKHRDGCSSSLEMEEHQPESIDNGYTSLRRDVPMGKGGLKDSILDVNMEPVIRNYPADSAEDKSTVKEFRLFVNDDAKTQSSLTNRFGDQPHAGWYDSCSSDWEHVLKEEIVGQGYL; encoded by the exons ATGATGAATTATGGGGTTTCTTATGGTTATAATAATGGAGGTGGATCATCATCTTCCTCTTCAAATTTATCAGCTTCAGCCCCACCTTTCACTGTTGACAGGTCTGCAGCAAAATCCCTTTTGGATTTAACTGAAACCACTTATCCTGTTAGCTTGAATCCCTCCTTACACAATTGGGTTACCTCCAACTCTCACATTCCCAATTCAAGACCTGATCTCTTTCCCATTCCAAACCTGGAATTTGATTCCGTGCCTTCCCCACCTGCATTTGGATACTCCTCGCCTACCCAGATGCCATCTATGAGCCACCCTCTTGTTTCGGCTTCCACTGATGCTGTTTTGTATGTTCAAGGTAATCCTAGCATTGTTGAAGCTGAACCATATTATCCGTCATCGTATGTTTCACCTGCAATTGCTAGTGATGGTTCCTTGAAGATCCCCAACCAATCTGGTTATGAATTATTGTCTACCTCTCATGTTGGAACATCTAATGGATCCTCTCGTGATGATTATAGTCAAAGCTTGGTAGTTTTAGAGCATCCTGCACAGTGGAGTGGCTTGTGGGAGGGAGTTACTGATTGGCATCAGAGCAAAAAAATGCAACTTGATGGAGGTTTTTCTGCGAAGGAGAATTTTATTAATCAAG GGTTTTCTGCATTCAAGGATATCAGCAAATGTGAAGAAACTTCCCTTGGAATCAACGTGGTTGGTAGGCAAACGCACACTGAGTCTGCAAGCACAGGACAGATGGATTATAAAGCTTTCCTTGGTGAAAAACCCAAGTTCATGCCTGCGGGTTATTCAACACCATCACCTTTGGTGTTTCCTTCAGTAGCACCACAAGCTTATCCTCAGGTACCATCCTCAAATGTAGTCAATTCTCCGATTAATCAAATGCCAGATGTCATTTTATATGGAAAATCCTCAAGGAAGCGTGATGCTAGTCCAAATGATAGTATGCCAGTGACAAAGCCTTCACCTGTGGTTGTTGTTAGATCCCCAGGGCAAGATacatattcatttaaaaatatgaacacTGGTTGCGATGGTGATGAGAAGGGCAATAATTCCTCTTCTGTGCAAGAGCCTAATCCATTTATTAGCTCTGAAGGAAAAGTTTTCTATGATTCTAGccaaattaattttcatctGAAACAAAATGATGATTACTTGGCAGAAATTTCCTCTAAAAACAATGAGTTGCCaagcaacaaaaatatttctgTGGATTTCTTCGATCAACTTTTCAAAGCAAAAATGGACAATAAAGTTCTTCGTAGAAATctagatttcttcaatttggctaTGGATGGTCATGAAGCCATTGGTTCTGTAGAGAATACTTCTGAAAGTTTAGATCATTACAACCCTGCTGTGGACTCACCATGCTGGAAAGGTGCTCCAGTTTCTCATCTATCTGCATTTGAAATTTCTGAGGTTGTGGACCCACTAATTCCAAAAAAGGTAGAAGCTTGCAATGGCTTGAGTCCTCAGGGCCCTCAAATCTTCCCTTCCGCTACTAATGATGCTGTAAAAGCCTGccctgaaaaacaaagtaatatCTCTGTGCCCCTCAATCATGAGAGTCTGGAACATCAACAAGTCTCTTTGTTTAAGAGGCCTTTAGATGCTAAAGTGTTATTTAGAGAAGAAATTGATGATGCTGGGAAGTATGGACCCTACCAAAGGATACCAAGCTATTGTCATGAAGCTCAAATTTCTGATGTCATTGATGATGAAACTAGGAAAGAAAGTATCCTTTCTGATTTTAACTCCCTGCACACTGAGCAGCGAAGTCTTGAAGACGGTGAATGGccatcaaagaaaaattcttaTGTTGCAGATGTTaggaggaaaatcaatgatgaCCCTGATGATTGTTCATCTCACGTACCATTCCATGCTATAGAACAGGTCTTATGTTCGCCACCTTCATCAGAACATGCTCCTGCTCAGCACACCCAATCACAGGGTGAAGAATCATTGTCAAAGATGCATGCACGGACACTTGTTGATACAATGCACAACCTCGCAGAATTGCTCCTATTTTACTCTTCGAATGACACTTGTGAGCTGAAGGATGAAGACTTTGATGTTCTTAAAGATGTGATCAACAATCTTGATATCTGTATATCGAAGAATTTGGAAAGGAAGATTTCAACACAAGAATCATTGATTCCTCAGCAAGCCACTTCTCAATTTCATGGAAAGTTATCTGATCTTTACAAg GGCCAACTTGAGTTTCAGCATTTTGAGGATGAGGAGGAGCATAAAATTGCGTCTGATAAGAGAAAGGAGAAACTGTCGAATTGGGCTTCCACAAGGTGTGCTGCAGATACAGTCAAAGATGATAACATGACACAG GCTATAAAGAAGGTTCTTGCCAAGAATTTTCCGATCGAAGAAGAATCCGAGTCTCAAATTCTTCTGTATAGGAATCTATGGCTTGAAGCAGAAGCTTCATTGTGCTCTGTTAATTATATGGCTCGCTTTAATCGAATGAAGATTGAGATGGAAAAAGGCCACTCACAAAAAGCAAACG AAAAATCTATGGTCTTGGAGAATCTTTCAAGGCCCAAGGTTTCATCTGACATATTGCCTGCTGATGATAAGGGCAGCCCTGTCCAAGATGTTTCTTTTCTAGATTCATCTATCTTAAGCAGAAACAGCCATTCAGATGATGTCATGGCCAGATTTCATATCTTAAAAAGCCGAGTTGATGACTCAAATTCTATGAGTACTTCAGCTGTGGAGAAATTATCAAGTTCCAAGGTTTCTCCTGATCTGAACCTGGTTGACAAATTGGCATGTGACACGAAAGATAGCACTAAGCCCAATGTATCCATCCAGGATTCTCACATGTCGGGAACAAGCAGTAATGCTGATGATGTTAGCAGCCATGCAGATGATGTTATAGCTAGATTTCATATCTTAAAATGCCGGGTTGACAACTCTAGTTCTGGGAATACCTCAGCTATGGAGAAATTGTCAAGTTCTAAGGTTTCTCCTGATCTGAACAAGGTTGACAAAATGGTATATGACACAAAAGATAGTACTAAGCCCCATATAACCATCCAGGATTCCCCCATGGCAGGAAGGAGCAGCCATGCAGATGATGTCATGGCCAGATTTCGTACTTTAGAAGGCCGGGTTGACAACTGTAATTCTGTGAATATATCAGCCATGGAGAAATTGCCAAGTTCCAAGGTTTCTTCTAATCTGAGCAATGTTGGTAAATTGACTGTCGAAGCAAAAGATAGCACAAAGCCAGATATAACCAAGCAGGATTCTCCTTTGCCAAGCACATCAAGTCATGCAGAAGATATTGAAGCTGCTATTATGGCCAGATTGCTTATCTTGAAACACAGAGATGGCTGTTCAAGTTCCTTGGAAATGGAAGAGCATCAGCCAGAGAGCATTGATAATGGGTACACCAGTCTGAGAAGGGATGTTCCAATGGGTAAAGGTGGATTGAAAGACAGCATTTTGGATGTAAATATGGAACCTGTCATCCGAAATTATCCTGCTGACTCTGCTGAAGACAAATCAACTGTGAAAGAATTCCGGTTATTTGTCAATGATGATGCCAAGACCCAATCTAGCCTCACCAATAGGTTTGGAGACCAACCTCATGCTGGTTGGTATGATAGCTGTTCATCAGACTGGGAACATGTATTGAAGGAGGAGATTGTAGGGCAGGGTTATTTATGA
- the LOC7464495 gene encoding uncharacterized protein LOC7464495 isoform X1, translating into MMNYGVSYGYNNGGGSSSSSSNLSASAPPFTVDRSAAKSLLDLTETTYPVSLNPSLHNWVTSNSHIPNSRPDLFPIPNLEFDSVPSPPAFGYSSPTQMPSMSHPLVSASTDAVLYVQGNPSIVEAEPYYPSSYVSPAIASDGSLKIPNQSGYELLSTSHVGTSNGSSRDDYSQSLVVLEHPAQWSGLWEGVTDWHQSKKMQLDGGFSAKENFINQGFSAFKDISKCEETSLGINVVGRQTHTESASTGQMDYKAFLGEKPKFMPAGYSTPSPLVFPSVAPQAYPQVPSSNVVNSPINQMPDVILYGKSSRKRDASPNDSMPVTKPSPVVVVRSPGQDTYSFKNMNTGCDGDEKGNNSSSVQEPNPFISSEGKVFYDSSQINFHLKQNDDYLAEISSKNNELPSNKNISVDFFDQLFKAKMDNKVLRRNLDFFNLAMDGHEAIGSVENTSESLDHYNPAVDSPCWKGAPVSHLSAFEISEVVDPLIPKKVEACNGLSPQGPQIFPSATNDAVKACPEKQSNISVPLNHESLEHQQVSLFKRPLDAKVLFREEIDDAGKYGPYQRIPSYCHEAQISDVIDDETRKESILSDFNSLHTEQRSLEDGEWPSKKNSYVADVRRKINDDPDDCSSHVPFHAIEQVLCSPPSSEHAPAQHTQSQGEESLSKMHARTLVDTMHNLAELLLFYSSNDTCELKDEDFDVLKDVINNLDICISKNLERKISTQESLIPQQATSQFHGKLSDLYKGQLEFQHFEDEEEHKIASDKRKEKLSNWASTRCAADTVKDDNMTQAIKKVLAKNFPIEEESESQILLYRNLWLEAEASLCSVNYMARFNRMKIEMEKGHSQKANDFSSAAPVVPEKSMVLENLSRPKVSSDILPADDKGSPVQDVSFLDSSILSRNSHSDDVMARFHILKSRVDDSNSMSTSAVEKLSSSKVSPDLNLVDKLACDTKDSTKPNVSIQDSHMSGTSSNADDVSSHADDVIARFHILKCRVDNSSSGNTSAMEKLSSSKVSPDLNKVDKMVYDTKDSTKPHITIQDSPMAGRSSHADDVMARFRTLEGRVDNCNSVNISAMEKLPSSKVSSNLSNVGKLTVEAKDSTKPDITKQDSPLPSTSSHAEDIEAAIMARLLILKHRDGCSSSLEMEEHQPESIDNGYTSLRRDVPMGKGGLKDSILDVNMEPVIRNYPADSAEDKSTVKEFRLFVNDDAKTQSSLTNRFGDQPHAGWYDSCSSDWEHVLKEEIVGQGYL; encoded by the exons ATGATGAATTATGGGGTTTCTTATGGTTATAATAATGGAGGTGGATCATCATCTTCCTCTTCAAATTTATCAGCTTCAGCCCCACCTTTCACTGTTGACAGGTCTGCAGCAAAATCCCTTTTGGATTTAACTGAAACCACTTATCCTGTTAGCTTGAATCCCTCCTTACACAATTGGGTTACCTCCAACTCTCACATTCCCAATTCAAGACCTGATCTCTTTCCCATTCCAAACCTGGAATTTGATTCCGTGCCTTCCCCACCTGCATTTGGATACTCCTCGCCTACCCAGATGCCATCTATGAGCCACCCTCTTGTTTCGGCTTCCACTGATGCTGTTTTGTATGTTCAAGGTAATCCTAGCATTGTTGAAGCTGAACCATATTATCCGTCATCGTATGTTTCACCTGCAATTGCTAGTGATGGTTCCTTGAAGATCCCCAACCAATCTGGTTATGAATTATTGTCTACCTCTCATGTTGGAACATCTAATGGATCCTCTCGTGATGATTATAGTCAAAGCTTGGTAGTTTTAGAGCATCCTGCACAGTGGAGTGGCTTGTGGGAGGGAGTTACTGATTGGCATCAGAGCAAAAAAATGCAACTTGATGGAGGTTTTTCTGCGAAGGAGAATTTTATTAATCAAG GGTTTTCTGCATTCAAGGATATCAGCAAATGTGAAGAAACTTCCCTTGGAATCAACGTGGTTGGTAGGCAAACGCACACTGAGTCTGCAAGCACAGGACAGATGGATTATAAAGCTTTCCTTGGTGAAAAACCCAAGTTCATGCCTGCGGGTTATTCAACACCATCACCTTTGGTGTTTCCTTCAGTAGCACCACAAGCTTATCCTCAGGTACCATCCTCAAATGTAGTCAATTCTCCGATTAATCAAATGCCAGATGTCATTTTATATGGAAAATCCTCAAGGAAGCGTGATGCTAGTCCAAATGATAGTATGCCAGTGACAAAGCCTTCACCTGTGGTTGTTGTTAGATCCCCAGGGCAAGATacatattcatttaaaaatatgaacacTGGTTGCGATGGTGATGAGAAGGGCAATAATTCCTCTTCTGTGCAAGAGCCTAATCCATTTATTAGCTCTGAAGGAAAAGTTTTCTATGATTCTAGccaaattaattttcatctGAAACAAAATGATGATTACTTGGCAGAAATTTCCTCTAAAAACAATGAGTTGCCaagcaacaaaaatatttctgTGGATTTCTTCGATCAACTTTTCAAAGCAAAAATGGACAATAAAGTTCTTCGTAGAAATctagatttcttcaatttggctaTGGATGGTCATGAAGCCATTGGTTCTGTAGAGAATACTTCTGAAAGTTTAGATCATTACAACCCTGCTGTGGACTCACCATGCTGGAAAGGTGCTCCAGTTTCTCATCTATCTGCATTTGAAATTTCTGAGGTTGTGGACCCACTAATTCCAAAAAAGGTAGAAGCTTGCAATGGCTTGAGTCCTCAGGGCCCTCAAATCTTCCCTTCCGCTACTAATGATGCTGTAAAAGCCTGccctgaaaaacaaagtaatatCTCTGTGCCCCTCAATCATGAGAGTCTGGAACATCAACAAGTCTCTTTGTTTAAGAGGCCTTTAGATGCTAAAGTGTTATTTAGAGAAGAAATTGATGATGCTGGGAAGTATGGACCCTACCAAAGGATACCAAGCTATTGTCATGAAGCTCAAATTTCTGATGTCATTGATGATGAAACTAGGAAAGAAAGTATCCTTTCTGATTTTAACTCCCTGCACACTGAGCAGCGAAGTCTTGAAGACGGTGAATGGccatcaaagaaaaattcttaTGTTGCAGATGTTaggaggaaaatcaatgatgaCCCTGATGATTGTTCATCTCACGTACCATTCCATGCTATAGAACAGGTCTTATGTTCGCCACCTTCATCAGAACATGCTCCTGCTCAGCACACCCAATCACAGGGTGAAGAATCATTGTCAAAGATGCATGCACGGACACTTGTTGATACAATGCACAACCTCGCAGAATTGCTCCTATTTTACTCTTCGAATGACACTTGTGAGCTGAAGGATGAAGACTTTGATGTTCTTAAAGATGTGATCAACAATCTTGATATCTGTATATCGAAGAATTTGGAAAGGAAGATTTCAACACAAGAATCATTGATTCCTCAGCAAGCCACTTCTCAATTTCATGGAAAGTTATCTGATCTTTACAAg GGCCAACTTGAGTTTCAGCATTTTGAGGATGAGGAGGAGCATAAAATTGCGTCTGATAAGAGAAAGGAGAAACTGTCGAATTGGGCTTCCACAAGGTGTGCTGCAGATACAGTCAAAGATGATAACATGACACAG GCTATAAAGAAGGTTCTTGCCAAGAATTTTCCGATCGAAGAAGAATCCGAGTCTCAAATTCTTCTGTATAGGAATCTATGGCTTGAAGCAGAAGCTTCATTGTGCTCTGTTAATTATATGGCTCGCTTTAATCGAATGAAGATTGAGATGGAAAAAGGCCACTCACAAAAAGCAAACG ATTTTTCTTCTGCTGCCCCTGTTGTACCAGAAAAATCTATGGTCTTGGAGAATCTTTCAAGGCCCAAGGTTTCATCTGACATATTGCCTGCTGATGATAAGGGCAGCCCTGTCCAAGATGTTTCTTTTCTAGATTCATCTATCTTAAGCAGAAACAGCCATTCAGATGATGTCATGGCCAGATTTCATATCTTAAAAAGCCGAGTTGATGACTCAAATTCTATGAGTACTTCAGCTGTGGAGAAATTATCAAGTTCCAAGGTTTCTCCTGATCTGAACCTGGTTGACAAATTGGCATGTGACACGAAAGATAGCACTAAGCCCAATGTATCCATCCAGGATTCTCACATGTCGGGAACAAGCAGTAATGCTGATGATGTTAGCAGCCATGCAGATGATGTTATAGCTAGATTTCATATCTTAAAATGCCGGGTTGACAACTCTAGTTCTGGGAATACCTCAGCTATGGAGAAATTGTCAAGTTCTAAGGTTTCTCCTGATCTGAACAAGGTTGACAAAATGGTATATGACACAAAAGATAGTACTAAGCCCCATATAACCATCCAGGATTCCCCCATGGCAGGAAGGAGCAGCCATGCAGATGATGTCATGGCCAGATTTCGTACTTTAGAAGGCCGGGTTGACAACTGTAATTCTGTGAATATATCAGCCATGGAGAAATTGCCAAGTTCCAAGGTTTCTTCTAATCTGAGCAATGTTGGTAAATTGACTGTCGAAGCAAAAGATAGCACAAAGCCAGATATAACCAAGCAGGATTCTCCTTTGCCAAGCACATCAAGTCATGCAGAAGATATTGAAGCTGCTATTATGGCCAGATTGCTTATCTTGAAACACAGAGATGGCTGTTCAAGTTCCTTGGAAATGGAAGAGCATCAGCCAGAGAGCATTGATAATGGGTACACCAGTCTGAGAAGGGATGTTCCAATGGGTAAAGGTGGATTGAAAGACAGCATTTTGGATGTAAATATGGAACCTGTCATCCGAAATTATCCTGCTGACTCTGCTGAAGACAAATCAACTGTGAAAGAATTCCGGTTATTTGTCAATGATGATGCCAAGACCCAATCTAGCCTCACCAATAGGTTTGGAGACCAACCTCATGCTGGTTGGTATGATAGCTGTTCATCAGACTGGGAACATGTATTGAAGGAGGAGATTGTAGGGCAGGGTTATTTATGA
- the LOC7464497 gene encoding protein SODIUM POTASSIUM ROOT DEFECTIVE 2, translating into MASMQIVLASSCKNVEAQHVEMMVPLYSHGCEKKVKKTLSHLKGIYSVNVDYYQQKVTVWGICNKHDVLATIKSKRKEARFWNPQEMEEEESQPPSPPPPPPKDSSTIPSLTLMKARSLTRSLSWKVWKKVFTRTYSF; encoded by the exons ATGGCAAGCATGCAAATTGTTCTAGCTTCCAGCTGCAAGAATGTTGAGGCACAGCACGTGGAGATGATGGTCCCTCTTTACTCCCATGGATGCGAGAAGAAGGTGAAGAAGACCTTATCCCATCTCAAAG GAATTTACTCCGTAAATGTAGATTATTATCAGCAAAAGGTGACGGTATGGGGAATATGCAACAAACATGATGTATTGGCAACCATAAAGAGCAAAAGAAAGGAAGCTCGCTTTTGGAATCCCCaagaaatggaagaagaagaatcacaACCACCGTCtccgccgccgccaccaccaAAAGACTCCAGTACTATTCCTTCTTTGACTCTAATGAAGGCTCGTTCCCTAACTCGTTCCTTAAGTTGGAAAGTATGGAAAAAGGTCTTCACGAGAACCTATTCCTTCTAA